The following proteins are co-located in the Chryseobacterium daecheongense genome:
- a CDS encoding T9SS-dependent M36 family metallopeptidase, which translates to MIRIKFTIKFLFLSSLACFGSLSAQEYERIIGGYMNSAKGPLQKVSSELKAFQIINVDPSKSLKGDVVGIQQTLNGIPVFGSSANVLVRGNEVLSFADTFIKDYPTSIKGKENANKDLMIDEVVKKVNKNASKDSKALQNPIKATTVYYLKAGILQLGYQFFIEEKGTSNVWNVIISTEDGSILYKENTTVSCDFHSDAYEHLPLEISQTNETAQSYSLPANLKKTAANFIFVPDDASYKVLAFPVEGPTFGNRTLVSNPWDLTASPEGWHSDGTNHYTITRGNNTYTYTDENNTNTPQFSPDGGASRVFDFPMDITLPPQNYTSAAVTNLFYTTNKMHDVFYKFGFTESARNFQMNNFTNGGTGNDPVFAEARDGGAYNNANFNPAVEGTSGRMQMYLFEPKDMQNLFYNAPGNYTTRIPKSTTAAFGPALEGNPPVTGDLALPIPANACNAISAGTLAGKIAVTTAGGCAFALKTKNLQTAGAIGVIQYHPNSDTPVGLGGSDASITIPTIMIGKSEGEFLVNQLTAGTTVNATLKYDKQNYIYKDGSLDNGVVAHEYGHGISNRLTGTGSSCLSWIDDNEQMGEGWSDFFALMVTNRPGDNASIPRGMGTFTKGEQINGAGIRPAKYSPDFSINNFTYAKTNGMKVNDVLGGVYPVTRPDVHSIGFIWATMLWDLNWKYVEKYGYNSNVLADPNSGSAKVLQLVMDALKLQPCNPSFIQGRDAILAADQATTGGVDKCMIWKTFAKRGLGVNASPGGLNGLYMGFNNPAAELNDQVEDFTIPTECNTLDTKETITANNSGISIYPNPVKDEFSIKVPSNTDLSGITTVAIYDLTGKLVNTEYINLNQQQKVNVSKLINGSYMVKITNKAINFSQKIIVSK; encoded by the coding sequence ATGATTAGAATTAAATTTACTATTAAATTTTTATTTTTATCCTCTCTCGCCTGTTTTGGTTCTCTTTCTGCCCAAGAATATGAGCGGATTATAGGAGGGTATATGAATTCTGCAAAAGGACCTTTACAGAAAGTGAGCTCGGAACTGAAAGCTTTTCAGATTATCAATGTTGATCCATCTAAAAGTTTGAAAGGTGATGTGGTAGGGATACAACAGACTCTTAATGGAATTCCTGTTTTCGGTAGTTCAGCAAATGTTTTAGTTCGTGGAAATGAAGTTTTAAGCTTTGCAGACACCTTCATCAAAGATTATCCTACCAGTATTAAGGGTAAAGAAAATGCCAATAAAGATCTCATGATCGATGAGGTAGTAAAAAAAGTTAATAAGAACGCTTCTAAGGATAGTAAGGCATTACAAAATCCTATTAAAGCAACAACCGTTTACTACTTAAAAGCAGGTATTTTACAATTAGGATACCAGTTCTTTATTGAAGAAAAAGGAACAAGTAATGTGTGGAATGTGATTATAAGTACTGAAGATGGTTCTATTTTGTATAAGGAAAATACAACTGTTTCGTGTGATTTTCATTCTGATGCTTATGAGCATTTACCTTTAGAGATATCTCAAACAAATGAAACAGCGCAATCTTATTCGCTTCCGGCAAATCTGAAAAAGACAGCTGCTAATTTTATTTTTGTGCCAGATGATGCCTCTTATAAGGTGCTTGCATTTCCTGTTGAAGGACCTACATTTGGAAACAGAACTCTGGTGTCTAATCCCTGGGATCTAACAGCCTCTCCAGAGGGATGGCATTCTGATGGAACGAATCATTACACCATAACAAGAGGAAATAACACCTATACATATACGGACGAGAATAATACAAACACTCCTCAGTTTTCTCCGGATGGAGGTGCATCAAGAGTATTTGATTTCCCGATGGATATTACTTTGCCTCCACAAAATTATACCTCTGCAGCAGTAACCAATCTGTTTTATACAACCAATAAAATGCATGATGTGTTTTATAAGTTTGGCTTTACAGAATCTGCCCGAAATTTTCAGATGAATAATTTTACTAATGGAGGTACTGGAAATGATCCGGTTTTTGCTGAAGCTAGAGATGGAGGAGCTTATAATAATGCAAATTTTAACCCGGCAGTAGAAGGAACAAGTGGTAGAATGCAGATGTATCTTTTTGAACCAAAAGACATGCAGAATCTTTTTTATAATGCACCGGGAAACTACACAACAAGAATACCGAAAAGTACTACCGCTGCTTTTGGACCAGCACTTGAGGGGAATCCTCCGGTAACGGGTGATCTGGCTTTGCCAATTCCAGCAAATGCGTGTAATGCTATTTCGGCAGGAACCCTGGCTGGGAAAATTGCCGTAACTACTGCAGGAGGTTGTGCGTTTGCACTTAAAACAAAAAATCTTCAGACAGCCGGAGCTATTGGTGTTATTCAATACCATCCAAACAGTGATACACCAGTCGGTTTAGGAGGATCTGATGCTTCAATTACAATACCTACTATTATGATTGGAAAATCAGAAGGCGAATTTTTGGTTAATCAATTAACAGCTGGGACTACAGTAAATGCAACGCTGAAATATGATAAGCAGAATTATATTTATAAAGACGGAAGTCTTGATAATGGTGTAGTTGCTCATGAATATGGACATGGTATCTCTAATCGATTGACTGGTACTGGAAGCAGCTGTTTATCATGGATCGATGATAATGAGCAGATGGGAGAAGGGTGGTCTGATTTTTTTGCTTTAATGGTAACCAACAGGCCTGGAGATAATGCCTCTATACCAAGAGGAATGGGTACTTTTACGAAAGGAGAGCAAATCAATGGAGCTGGTATACGACCTGCAAAATATTCACCTGATTTTAGCATTAATAATTTTACTTATGCCAAGACTAACGGGATGAAGGTTAATGATGTACTGGGCGGTGTCTATCCGGTTACAAGACCAGATGTTCACAGTATCGGTTTCATTTGGGCTACAATGTTATGGGATCTAAATTGGAAGTATGTGGAGAAATATGGTTATAACAGTAATGTATTGGCTGATCCTAATAGTGGAAGTGCAAAAGTATTACAATTGGTTATGGACGCTCTTAAACTACAGCCATGTAACCCAAGTTTTATACAGGGAAGAGATGCTATATTGGCTGCTGACCAGGCAACAACAGGAGGAGTTGATAAATGTATGATCTGGAAAACGTTTGCAAAAAGAGGATTGGGAGTCAATGCAAGTCCTGGTGGATTGAATGGCCTCTATATGGGTTTCAATAATCCTGCAGCTGAGCTTAATGATCAGGTTGAAGATTTTACCATTCCAACTGAATGTAACACGCTAGATACAAAAGAAACGATTACTGCTAACAACAGTGGAATCTCGATCTATCCAAATCCTGTCAAAGATGAATTTAGCATAAAAGTACCTTCAAACACAGACCTATCTGGAATTACGACGGTAGCGATTTATGATCTTACCGGAAAATTAGTTAATACAGAATATATTAACCTTAACCAGCAACAGAAGGTTAATGTTTCCAAATTAATCAATGGGTCCTATATGGTTAAGATTACAAATAAAGCAATTAATTTCAGTCAGAAAATTATTGTATCAAAATAA
- a CDS encoding transposase has protein sequence MRIDLKNIKVGYLISERIKECDIDITRICDFFSCEEPEIEKMCQMDSLESDTLLKWCKLLKYDFFRLYTQHLILYSPPASRDKHINTKSDILPTFRKNVYTKELISFVMEQLNNGVMDTEQIIEEYRIPKTTLFKWLSKYKNF, from the coding sequence ATGCGAATAGATTTAAAAAATATCAAAGTGGGTTACTTAATTTCTGAAAGAATAAAAGAGTGCGATATTGATATTACACGTATTTGTGATTTTTTTAGTTGTGAGGAACCTGAAATCGAAAAAATGTGCCAAATGGATAGCTTAGAAAGCGATACCCTTCTTAAATGGTGTAAATTACTAAAATATGACTTTTTTAGACTGTATACACAACATCTCATTCTGTATTCTCCACCTGCCTCCAGAGATAAACACATTAATACTAAATCCGACATATTACCGACATTTAGAAAAAACGTCTATACCAAGGAGCTAATATCATTTGTTATGGAACAATTAAACAATGGAGTGATGGATACAGAGCAAATTATTGAAGAATATAGGATTCCTAAAACTACCTTGTTTAAGTGGTTAAGTAAATATAAAAATTTTTGA
- a CDS encoding helix-turn-helix domain-containing protein gives MEKQQSPNYIRIYRDIIQTKYPEKEEKCSFFLKKAKLTSREVLQLNKIIFEKESFSEIKLSNSRFRSYDQETIWYILDHQKKYRLNNYQLAEHFKVSRNTITSWKKKFFVK, from the coding sequence ATGGAAAAACAACAATCGCCAAATTATATCAGAATTTATAGGGATATTATACAAACTAAATATCCTGAGAAAGAGGAGAAGTGCTCTTTTTTCTTGAAAAAAGCTAAATTAACATCAAGGGAAGTTCTTCAGCTAAATAAAATTATATTTGAAAAGGAAAGCTTCTCAGAAATTAAATTAAGTAATAGTAGATTTAGGTCTTATGATCAAGAAACAATTTGGTATATTTTGGATCATCAAAAAAAATATAGACTTAACAACTATCAGTTAGCTGAACATTTTAAAGTAAGTAGAAACACCATCACCAGTTGGAAGAAAAAATTTTTTGTTAAATAG
- a CDS encoding catalase produces the protein MKDLKLTNRTGAPISDNQNILTAGKQGPALLQDIWFLEKMAHFDREVIPERRMHAKGSGAFGVFKVTHDITQYTKANLFSQVGKETPLFVRFSTVAGERGAADAERDIRGFAIKFYTEEGIWDLVGNNTPVFFLRDPLKFPDLNHAVKRDPRTNMRSPDNNWDFWTLLPEALHQVTITMSDRGIPKSYRHMDGFGSHTFSFISDDQKRYWVKFHLKTQQGIQNLTNEEANQIIASDRESHHRDLFENIEAKNYPKWTMFVQIMEEEAAYNYHINPFDLTKVWPHKDYPLIQVGELILNKNPENYFSDVEQAAFNPASVVPGIGFSPDKMLQGRLFSYGDTQRYRLGVNHHQIPVNAPKCPYHSFHRDGAMRIDGNYGATTSYEPNSYKQWQQQPDHSEPPLKIIGDATHWDHREDDDYFTQPGNLFRLMSLEQKSLLFKNTAEAIKDAQQFIQIRHIRNCHKADPEYAIGIAKELNISMNMVWE, from the coding sequence ATGAAAGATTTAAAATTAACAAACAGAACAGGCGCACCCATATCGGATAATCAAAATATATTGACCGCAGGAAAACAGGGTCCGGCATTACTACAAGATATTTGGTTTTTAGAGAAAATGGCGCATTTTGATAGAGAGGTAATTCCAGAACGAAGAATGCACGCCAAAGGTTCTGGAGCGTTTGGTGTATTTAAAGTTACACACGATATTACACAGTACACAAAAGCAAACTTATTCTCCCAAGTCGGAAAGGAAACTCCATTGTTTGTCCGTTTCTCCACTGTAGCTGGAGAACGCGGAGCTGCTGACGCGGAGCGGGATATTAGGGGTTTTGCTATTAAGTTTTATACTGAAGAAGGAATATGGGATTTGGTAGGTAATAATACACCAGTCTTCTTCTTACGCGATCCATTAAAATTTCCTGACTTAAATCATGCGGTAAAAAGAGATCCTCGCACCAATATGAGAAGCCCGGACAACAATTGGGATTTTTGGACATTGCTCCCTGAAGCATTACATCAGGTTACCATTACAATGAGTGATCGTGGTATTCCTAAATCATATCGTCACATGGATGGATTTGGTAGCCATACATTTAGTTTTATAAGTGATGACCAAAAGAGGTATTGGGTGAAGTTCCATTTGAAAACACAACAAGGTATTCAAAACCTCACAAATGAAGAAGCCAATCAAATTATTGCCTCAGATAGAGAAAGCCATCATCGCGACCTATTTGAAAATATTGAGGCTAAGAATTACCCTAAATGGACTATGTTTGTACAAATTATGGAAGAAGAAGCTGCTTATAATTACCATATTAATCCATTTGATTTGACCAAGGTTTGGCCTCATAAAGACTATCCGTTAATTCAAGTTGGTGAACTTATTCTTAATAAAAACCCTGAGAACTATTTTAGTGATGTCGAGCAGGCAGCTTTTAATCCAGCTTCTGTTGTTCCTGGTATCGGCTTTTCACCCGATAAAATGCTACAAGGACGACTATTCTCTTATGGTGATACTCAACGATACCGTTTAGGGGTAAATCATCATCAAATTCCTGTTAATGCTCCCAAATGCCCATACCATTCTTTTCACAGAGACGGAGCAATGCGCATAGATGGGAATTATGGTGCAACCACCTCCTATGAACCAAACAGCTATAAGCAATGGCAGCAACAACCAGATCATAGTGAACCTCCTTTAAAAATTATTGGCGATGCAACACATTGGGACCATCGTGAAGATGATGATTATTTCACCCAACCAGGTAATCTCTTCAGATTAATGTCTTTAGAGCAAAAATCACTTTTATTTAAAAATACCGCTGAAGCGATCAAAGACGCACAACAGTTTATTCAAATACGTCATATCAGAAATTGTCATAAAGCTGATCCTGAATACGCAATTGGAATAGCTAAGGAATTAAATATATCTATGAACATGGTTTGGGAATGA
- a CDS encoding peptidase domain-containing ABC transporter — MKLFKKTFPFLRQLDSQDCGVTCIRMIAKYYGINISNTNPVLVESNLLKQGITISDLNDTAKKLGFNTLVVKLDFEKMINNVPLPAIFFWNQNHFIIVYKVVNKQLYVADPGFGKIVYSQKEFLKGWAQESDEGIVLLLDPTEKLFDIREKKKKKNDLQYVTQYLVKHKIQLFLIALTLLISSCIELIFPFFTQKILDKGVVLKKISIIYLILIAQILVFVSRIGLEFYRSWLFIHISSRISLSIISDFLVKLMQLPLRFFNSKNIGDLIQRIQDHNRIESFLSKDLIQTVFSFFSIVIYICILFYFNINVFLIVSIGTILELLWIFKFLHKIKLLDQKTFTLEIKDKNKIYELISSMQEIKLNNLEENKRNEWQKIQTNIYLNNINKLKTTQKYESYRFIGFFQTILVIFVSSIAVMNQTLTIGSMLAIMFILGGINAPIGQLINFVLQYQLVKVSFERLNEIHNKPNEENLNKISYLEDIKDINIDNVSFSYDNSNYILKNISLKIPKGKTTAIVGVSGSGKTTLLKLILKFYQQQQGTILINDNTLEEVENTFWRSKCGVILQDSFIFSDTISYNISLEENANQEKILNAIRLANVNDFVDKLPLGLSTIIGSEGIGISHGQKQRILIARAIYKNPDYLFFDEATNSLDSNNEVIIINNINRYFNGKTMIVVAHRLSTVKKADQIIVLDNGRIIEKGNHNELVKFKGKYFELIQNQLELGI; from the coding sequence ATGAAGTTATTTAAAAAGACTTTTCCTTTTCTTAGACAATTGGATAGTCAAGATTGTGGAGTAACCTGTATTAGGATGATTGCTAAATATTATGGAATTAATATTTCGAATACTAATCCTGTACTTGTAGAGAGTAATTTATTAAAACAAGGAATTACTATATCAGATTTAAATGATACTGCAAAAAAATTAGGATTTAATACCTTAGTAGTAAAGTTAGATTTTGAAAAGATGATAAATAATGTTCCACTGCCCGCTATCTTTTTTTGGAATCAAAATCATTTTATAATAGTATATAAGGTTGTAAATAAACAACTATATGTGGCCGATCCAGGTTTTGGGAAAATAGTATATTCCCAAAAAGAGTTTTTAAAGGGATGGGCGCAAGAAAGTGATGAAGGTATTGTTTTATTGTTAGATCCAACAGAAAAATTATTTGATATACGAGAGAAAAAAAAAAAGAAAAATGATTTGCAATATGTAACTCAATACCTCGTAAAACATAAAATACAACTTTTTTTAATAGCTCTAACCTTATTAATATCCTCCTGTATAGAACTAATTTTCCCTTTCTTTACCCAGAAAATTTTAGATAAAGGGGTAGTATTAAAAAAAATTTCTATCATCTATCTAATTTTAATTGCACAAATTTTAGTGTTTGTAAGTCGTATAGGATTAGAGTTTTATCGTTCATGGTTATTTATTCATATTAGTAGCAGAATTAGTTTATCAATTATTTCTGATTTTCTAGTAAAATTGATGCAGTTGCCATTAAGATTTTTCAACAGTAAAAATATTGGAGATCTGATTCAAAGAATACAAGATCATAATAGAATTGAATCATTTTTATCGAAAGATTTAATTCAAACTGTTTTCTCATTTTTTAGTATTGTAATTTATATCTGTATTTTATTTTACTTTAATATTAATGTTTTTTTAATTGTTTCTATAGGAACTATTTTAGAACTTTTGTGGATTTTTAAATTTTTGCATAAAATAAAATTACTAGATCAAAAGACATTTACCCTAGAAATAAAAGATAAAAATAAGATTTATGAATTAATTAGTTCCATGCAAGAAATAAAACTTAATAATTTAGAAGAAAATAAACGTAACGAATGGCAAAAGATCCAAACTAATATCTATTTAAATAATATTAATAAGCTTAAAACTACTCAAAAATATGAAAGTTATAGATTCATTGGATTCTTTCAGACTATATTAGTTATTTTTGTGTCATCAATTGCAGTAATGAATCAAACATTAACCATTGGCAGTATGCTGGCTATTATGTTTATATTGGGAGGTATTAATGCCCCCATCGGACAATTGATAAACTTTGTATTACAATATCAATTAGTAAAAGTAAGTTTTGAAAGATTAAATGAAATTCATAATAAACCTAATGAAGAGAATCTAAATAAAATTTCATATTTGGAGGACATCAAAGATATAAATATCGACAACGTTTCTTTTTCTTATGATAATTCAAATTACATATTAAAAAACATCTCTTTAAAAATTCCAAAAGGTAAGACAACTGCTATTGTAGGAGTTAGTGGAAGTGGTAAAACCACACTTTTGAAATTAATTCTTAAATTCTATCAGCAACAGCAGGGAACAATTTTAATAAATGATAATACCTTAGAGGAAGTAGAAAATACTTTTTGGAGAAGTAAATGTGGAGTAATATTACAAGATAGCTTTATTTTCTCTGATACGATTTCATACAATATTTCTTTAGAAGAAAACGCTAATCAAGAAAAAATATTGAATGCTATTCGATTAGCAAATGTTAATGACTTTGTTGATAAATTGCCCCTTGGATTAAGCACAATCATTGGTTCAGAGGGTATTGGAATAAGCCATGGACAAAAGCAAAGAATTTTAATAGCAAGAGCTATTTATAAAAATCCTGATTATCTTTTTTTTGATGAAGCCACGAATTCTTTAGATTCAAATAATGAGGTAATTATAATTAATAATATTAATCGTTATTTTAATGGGAAAACAATGATTGTTGTTGCACATAGGCTATCAACTGTAAAAAAGGCAGACCAAATTATAGTTTTAGACAATGGAAGGATAATTGAAAAAGGAAATCATAATGAATTGGTAAAATTCAAAGGAAAATACTTTGAACTTATACAGAATCAACTTGAATTGGGCATATAA
- a CDS encoding Crp/Fnr family transcriptional regulator, with the protein MPNDFFLNYVGNYIETDEELKLALIQSFEYQKIEKKNYLQIPCEVCNYQYFIISGCVKTYHTDKHGKDHTIIFLPPQWWASDLNSFFNGTVSDYSIMAIVDTEVLRISKNSYDKLLSQHPIMETFFRKIYQGALIAQHKKVVEMLSLSAQERYDNFLQQFPNLSEYISFKDIATYLNMTPEHLSYLRKKM; encoded by the coding sequence ATGCCTAACGATTTTTTTCTAAACTATGTAGGAAACTATATAGAAACAGATGAAGAACTTAAATTAGCACTTATCCAATCATTTGAATATCAGAAAATCGAAAAAAAAAACTATTTACAAATTCCTTGTGAAGTCTGTAATTATCAATATTTTATTATTTCTGGCTGTGTTAAAACTTATCATACTGATAAACATGGAAAAGATCACACAATAATATTTCTTCCCCCACAATGGTGGGCTTCAGATTTAAATTCCTTTTTTAACGGAACCGTTTCAGATTATTCAATAATGGCAATAGTAGATACTGAAGTGCTTCGAATATCAAAAAATTCATATGACAAACTTTTATCTCAACATCCAATAATGGAGACTTTCTTCAGAAAAATATATCAAGGGGCTTTAATTGCTCAACATAAAAAAGTTGTTGAAATGTTATCACTATCTGCACAAGAACGTTATGACAATTTTTTACAACAATTCCCTAACTTATCCGAGTACATTTCTTTTAAGGATATTGCTACTTATCTTAATATGACTCCCGAACATCTAAGCTACCTCCGTAAAAAAATGTAA